A single window of Archangium gephyra DNA harbors:
- a CDS encoding (2Fe-2S) ferredoxin domain-containing protein, which translates to MSEPKEVQPRWEGLVFVCRKCMKRAGAEELRSTLKEELGRGVRVVRGSCLKLCPKGRVTVVVGSGEGMRCLLVDPEEDADSLVRAVSRALGRPSE; encoded by the coding sequence GTGTCAGAGCCAAAGGAAGTCCAGCCCCGGTGGGAAGGGCTGGTGTTCGTCTGCCGCAAGTGCATGAAGCGCGCGGGGGCGGAGGAGCTGCGGAGCACGCTCAAGGAGGAGCTGGGCCGCGGCGTGCGCGTCGTGCGCGGCAGCTGCCTGAAGCTGTGCCCCAAGGGCCGCGTCACCGTGGTGGTGGGCAGCGGCGAGGGCATGCGCTGCCTGCTCGTCGACCCCGAGGAGGACGCGGACTCGCTCGTCCGCGCCGTCTCCCGGGCGCTCGGCCGTCCGTCGGAGTGA
- a CDS encoding myxosortase-dependent M36 family metallopeptidase, whose translation MRLRQTLWAGLLLTPLASGSALAATRGNYDAFLARQEDKGLAAKDDALRTRGLRVSQMEDRLGVPSFVWNTREGASSTTSMSKALGARKPDQAARAHLQSVADLYRLGSEDVSAAVLKSVHQSGKGPVIARFAQQVDGIEVFRNEVKVVMDRDLELVAVSGYLAPAQSARKASLGAANAFRLPAEQAIAIAFQDQTGIAMPARGFVSTGKANGPYSHFELDPGSSSLLTHGLVVPARAKQVYYTMPDGLVPAWYVEVNSGVKNDTGSDYHSFVVSAVDGSLLMRNNLSAHVGTTSYRYTVWADATEPYTPYDGPQGTDGTPYRPGVPDGADVRLDVPPNTVTLSSLPGNEPWLPAGATETVGNNVDAYADLSMPDGFQPGTDDVRAVLTGESTDPGFDYLYDLTKAPGFNATQRQAAVTNLFYVTNWLHDSFYHAGFDEASGNAQAYNFGRGGVEGDRMRAEAQDHGGRDNANMSTPADGAPPRMQMYVFNALSRFTLDVNTPADMKLTPVAAAFGATYYNLTADVVVARHGTVTNGCSTDAFTNAADIAGKIALVDRGACDFTLKAKNAQNAGAAGVIIANNASGVINPGGSDASITVPVVAVLQTNGAAIKKALETGSVNVRMVKTKPGVARDGTLDSAIVAHEWGHYISNRLIGDANGLNNYQGSAMGEGWGDFHALMMQVREADRAVAGNNLFQGVYTAAAYVSSAPEVPGTYYGIRRVPYSTSFSKNALTFKHIANGNPLPDTHPVAFDADGQLNSEVHNGGEVWATMLWECYASLLNAYPFAEAQDRMKRYLVASYKATPSSPTYIEARDALLSVAKASDAADYTRFVNAFARRGMGFGAKAPDRDSQDFIGVVESYQTGNNLEVVSITLDDAVSGCDQDGVLDVGETGLLTVTLRNVGGGNTSAFNATLATTGSTATFGLPAGNSIAFPALSPGQTATRRLPLQLVRTTGAEPRAGITLALDEPSLPDVVRSAGYNGLVNTDESAGNSDLDTVEARTTAWTSSVIGSGPTQPWQRVEEKGNHFWNGRDLPLTSDVTLTSPWVRVRDDADFIFRYKYRHSFETANGNMSIGYDGAVVEFSLDGLEWHNVYDAGVNPGYTNYIGDESLTNPLDGQPGYTGLSAAFPEFNEAVLNFRRGLAGKRVQFRFRLGSDPAVGAHGLDVDDLRFTGIDLEQLPFGSPVREAFEGPAGDPSAPACNRRPVAHAGKGPQAVPNFTVELDTGNKLYTTVTLDGSGSFDPDGDKLTYTWTQLSGPPVTLTGANTARPTFEPRVATNATFVFQLVVNDSKEKSAPANITVYVNTDHDPKVDAGEDFRAPSRGVVTLSGAVEDPDEDPVVEVVWKQIGGPAVTLKDDSALTTTFTAPDVKVDTELVFSLEVYTTHLETETTLVAEDTVKVVVHKSNRQPVVKGPNDKMVEERTHLTLDAEGTDEDEDVLSYTWEQTGGPVVALSGADTAKLSFTTPEVLGDTLMTFRLMVEDSDGEESEAVTVNLLVTDVNRAPTALARKIAGGSVAGDSITLDGTGSTDPDGHTLTYQWTQVSGPSVTLTPADGAVTSFVSPKSKEGATLVFELTVSDGKASAKHQVTVDVPKAQGGMGCSSTGGSGQSSMVSMLLLGAGLLFSRRRSFGRG comes from the coding sequence ATGCGTTTGAGGCAGACGTTGTGGGCCGGCTTGTTGCTCACGCCCCTCGCGAGCGGAAGTGCTCTGGCCGCGACTCGAGGTAATTACGACGCCTTCCTGGCTCGCCAGGAGGACAAGGGTCTCGCCGCCAAGGACGACGCCCTCCGGACGCGCGGCCTGCGCGTGTCGCAGATGGAGGATCGGCTCGGAGTCCCGAGCTTCGTGTGGAACACCCGTGAGGGCGCGAGCTCCACGACGAGCATGAGCAAGGCGCTGGGAGCCCGCAAGCCGGATCAGGCCGCGCGCGCGCACCTGCAGTCGGTGGCGGACCTGTACCGCCTGGGCTCCGAGGACGTGTCCGCCGCGGTGCTCAAGTCGGTGCACCAGAGCGGCAAGGGGCCTGTCATCGCCCGCTTCGCCCAGCAGGTGGATGGCATCGAGGTCTTCCGCAACGAGGTGAAGGTCGTCATGGACCGCGACCTCGAGCTGGTGGCCGTCTCCGGCTACCTGGCGCCCGCGCAGTCGGCCCGCAAGGCCAGCCTCGGCGCGGCCAACGCCTTCAGGCTCCCGGCCGAGCAGGCCATCGCCATCGCCTTCCAGGACCAGACCGGCATCGCCATGCCGGCGCGCGGCTTCGTGTCCACCGGCAAGGCGAACGGGCCCTACTCGCACTTCGAACTGGACCCGGGCTCCTCCTCCCTGCTCACCCACGGCCTGGTGGTGCCCGCCCGCGCCAAGCAGGTCTACTACACGATGCCGGACGGCCTGGTGCCGGCCTGGTACGTGGAGGTGAACAGCGGCGTCAAGAACGACACGGGCTCGGACTACCACTCCTTCGTGGTGTCGGCGGTGGACGGCTCGCTGCTGATGCGCAACAACCTGTCCGCGCACGTGGGGACCACCAGCTACCGCTACACGGTGTGGGCGGACGCGACGGAGCCCTATACCCCGTATGACGGTCCGCAGGGCACCGACGGCACGCCCTACCGGCCCGGCGTTCCGGACGGCGCGGACGTGCGGCTGGACGTGCCGCCCAACACCGTCACGCTCTCCAGCCTGCCCGGCAATGAGCCGTGGCTGCCGGCGGGTGCCACCGAGACGGTGGGCAACAACGTGGACGCCTACGCCGACCTGTCCATGCCGGACGGCTTCCAGCCTGGCACCGACGACGTGCGCGCGGTGCTCACGGGCGAGTCGACGGACCCGGGCTTCGACTACCTCTACGACCTGACCAAGGCGCCCGGCTTCAACGCCACCCAGCGCCAGGCGGCGGTGACGAACCTCTTCTACGTCACCAACTGGCTGCACGACTCGTTCTACCACGCCGGCTTCGACGAGGCCTCCGGCAACGCGCAGGCCTACAACTTCGGCCGCGGCGGTGTCGAGGGCGACCGGATGCGCGCCGAGGCCCAGGATCACGGCGGCAGGGACAACGCGAACATGTCCACTCCCGCGGACGGCGCGCCGCCGCGGATGCAGATGTACGTGTTCAATGCGCTCTCGCGCTTCACCCTGGACGTCAACACCCCCGCGGACATGAAGCTCACGCCCGTGGCCGCGGCCTTCGGCGCCACGTACTACAACCTCACCGCGGACGTGGTGGTGGCGCGCCACGGGACGGTGACCAACGGCTGCAGCACGGATGCGTTCACCAACGCGGCGGACATCGCCGGCAAGATCGCCCTCGTGGACCGCGGCGCCTGCGACTTCACCCTCAAGGCCAAGAACGCGCAGAACGCGGGCGCCGCCGGGGTGATCATCGCCAACAACGCGTCCGGCGTCATCAACCCCGGCGGCTCGGACGCCAGCATCACCGTCCCGGTAGTCGCCGTGCTGCAGACCAATGGCGCCGCCATCAAGAAGGCGCTCGAGACGGGCTCCGTCAACGTGCGCATGGTGAAGACCAAGCCTGGTGTGGCGCGCGACGGCACGCTGGACAGCGCCATCGTCGCCCACGAGTGGGGTCACTACATCAGCAACCGCCTCATCGGTGACGCCAACGGCCTGAACAACTACCAGGGCAGCGCGATGGGCGAGGGCTGGGGCGACTTCCACGCCCTGATGATGCAGGTGCGCGAAGCGGACAGGGCGGTCGCGGGCAACAATCTCTTCCAGGGCGTCTACACGGCGGCCGCCTACGTCTCCAGCGCCCCCGAGGTCCCCGGTACCTACTACGGCATCCGCCGCGTTCCCTACTCCACCTCGTTCAGCAAGAACGCCCTCACCTTCAAGCACATCGCCAACGGCAATCCGCTGCCGGACACGCACCCCGTGGCGTTCGATGCGGACGGCCAGTTGAACTCCGAGGTCCACAACGGTGGCGAGGTGTGGGCCACCATGCTGTGGGAGTGCTACGCCTCGCTGCTCAACGCCTACCCCTTCGCGGAGGCGCAGGACCGGATGAAGCGGTACCTGGTGGCCTCCTACAAGGCCACCCCGTCGAGCCCCACCTACATCGAGGCGCGTGACGCGCTCCTGTCGGTGGCCAAGGCCTCGGATGCCGCGGACTACACGCGCTTCGTCAATGCCTTCGCCCGGCGCGGCATGGGCTTCGGCGCCAAGGCGCCGGACCGCGACTCCCAGGACTTCATCGGCGTGGTGGAGAGCTACCAGACCGGCAACAACCTGGAGGTGGTGAGCATCACGCTGGACGACGCCGTCAGCGGGTGTGACCAGGACGGCGTACTGGACGTGGGCGAGACGGGCTTGCTCACCGTCACCCTGCGCAACGTGGGTGGGGGCAACACCAGCGCTTTCAACGCCACGCTCGCCACGACGGGCTCCACCGCCACCTTCGGGTTGCCCGCGGGCAACTCGATTGCCTTCCCGGCCCTGTCGCCCGGGCAGACGGCGACGCGGAGGCTGCCGCTCCAGCTGGTGCGCACCACCGGCGCCGAGCCCCGCGCCGGTATCACCCTGGCGCTCGATGAGCCCTCGCTCCCCGACGTGGTGAGGTCCGCGGGCTACAACGGCCTCGTCAACACCGACGAGTCCGCGGGCAACAGCGACCTGGATACGGTGGAGGCCCGGACGACCGCGTGGACCTCGTCCGTCATCGGCTCCGGCCCGACGCAGCCCTGGCAGCGCGTAGAGGAGAAGGGCAACCACTTCTGGAACGGCCGCGACCTGCCCCTCACCTCCGACGTCACCCTCACCTCTCCGTGGGTGCGGGTGCGTGACGACGCGGACTTCATCTTCCGCTACAAGTACCGTCACTCCTTCGAGACCGCCAACGGGAACATGTCCATCGGGTACGACGGCGCCGTGGTGGAGTTCAGCCTGGATGGCCTCGAGTGGCACAACGTCTACGACGCTGGCGTGAACCCGGGCTACACCAACTACATCGGCGATGAAAGCCTCACCAACCCGCTCGACGGACAGCCCGGCTACACCGGTCTGAGCGCGGCCTTCCCCGAGTTCAACGAGGCGGTGCTGAACTTCCGCCGCGGTCTCGCGGGCAAGCGCGTGCAGTTCCGCTTCCGGCTCGGCTCCGATCCGGCCGTGGGCGCGCACGGCCTGGACGTGGATGACCTGCGGTTCACCGGCATCGACCTGGAGCAGCTGCCCTTCGGTAGCCCCGTCCGCGAGGCCTTCGAGGGCCCCGCGGGTGACCCCTCGGCTCCCGCCTGCAACCGCCGCCCGGTGGCCCATGCCGGCAAGGGACCGCAGGCAGTGCCCAACTTCACCGTGGAGCTGGACACGGGGAACAAGCTGTACACCACCGTGACGCTCGACGGCAGCGGCAGCTTCGACCCGGATGGCGACAAGCTCACCTACACGTGGACCCAGCTGTCCGGCCCCCCCGTGACGCTCACGGGTGCCAACACGGCCCGGCCCACCTTCGAGCCCCGCGTGGCCACCAACGCGACCTTCGTCTTCCAGCTCGTGGTCAACGACTCGAAGGAGAAGAGCGCTCCCGCCAACATCACCGTCTATGTGAACACGGATCACGATCCCAAGGTGGACGCCGGTGAGGACTTCCGCGCCCCCAGCCGCGGCGTCGTCACCCTCTCCGGTGCGGTGGAGGATCCGGATGAGGACCCCGTGGTCGAGGTCGTCTGGAAGCAGATCGGTGGCCCGGCGGTGACGCTGAAGGATGACAGCGCGCTCACCACGACGTTCACCGCGCCGGACGTGAAGGTGGACACGGAGCTGGTGTTCAGCCTCGAGGTCTACACCACCCACCTGGAGACCGAGACCACCCTGGTGGCCGAGGACACCGTCAAGGTGGTCGTCCACAAGTCCAACCGCCAGCCCGTGGTCAAGGGCCCCAACGACAAGATGGTGGAGGAGCGGACCCACCTCACGCTCGACGCCGAGGGCACGGACGAGGATGAGGACGTGCTCAGCTACACGTGGGAGCAGACGGGTGGCCCGGTGGTGGCGCTGTCGGGTGCCGACACCGCGAAGCTGAGCTTCACCACGCCCGAGGTGCTGGGCGATACCCTGATGACCTTCCGCCTCATGGTGGAGGACTCGGACGGCGAGGAGAGCGAGGCCGTCACCGTCAACCTGCTGGTGACGGACGTCAACCGCGCCCCCACGGCGCTGGCCCGGAAGATCGCCGGTGGCAGCGTGGCGGGTGACAGCATCACGCTGGACGGCACCGGCTCCACGGATCCGGACGGCCACACGCTCACCTACCAGTGGACGCAGGTGTCCGGCCCGTCCGTCACGCTCACCCCAGCGGATGGCGCGGTCACCAGCTTCGTGTCCCCCAAGTCCAAGGAGGGCGCCACGCTCGTCTTCGAGCTGACGGTGTCCGACGGCAAGGCGTCCGCGAAGCACCAGGTGACGGTGGACGTGCCGAAGGCGCAGGGTGGCATGGGCTGCTCCAGTACGGGCGGCTCCGGCCAGAGCTCCATGGTGTCGATGCTGCTGCTCGGCGCCGGTCTGCTCTTCTCGCGCCGCCGCTCCTTCGGCCGCGGGTAG
- a CDS encoding GAF domain-containing protein has product MSFVPPQDMSVLDDAGRLASFEAPLLDSTPDPELQALVAEATALTGFPIGLVSLVVRKIQFFRAQVGLPPDLSATLATDRCTSFCQFVVARGEGLRIEDATREPGLPRDLVERYGIRAYVGFPLTVQGRTVGSFCVIDAKPARLEAGVLTKLEELARRASARLEEMVRQVPASTSSSEAEAQARNAWLAVAEAQPLLSLSERFADGQLSFEEFQRGIGALAGLTDSSG; this is encoded by the coding sequence ATGAGCTTCGTTCCTCCCCAGGACATGTCGGTGCTCGACGACGCCGGGCGGCTGGCCTCCTTCGAGGCTCCGCTGCTCGATTCCACGCCGGACCCGGAGCTCCAGGCGCTCGTGGCCGAGGCCACCGCGTTGACGGGCTTTCCCATCGGGCTGGTGAGCCTGGTGGTGCGGAAGATCCAGTTCTTCCGGGCGCAGGTGGGGCTGCCGCCGGATCTCTCGGCGACGCTCGCCACCGATCGCTGCACGTCCTTCTGCCAGTTCGTGGTGGCCCGGGGCGAGGGCCTGCGGATCGAGGACGCCACGCGCGAGCCCGGCCTGCCCAGGGATCTGGTGGAGCGCTACGGCATCCGGGCCTACGTGGGCTTCCCGCTGACGGTGCAGGGCCGGACGGTGGGCTCCTTCTGCGTCATCGACGCGAAGCCGGCGCGGCTGGAGGCCGGGGTGCTGACGAAGCTGGAGGAACTGGCCCGGCGCGCCAGTGCCCGCCTGGAGGAGATGGTCCGCCAGGTGCCGGCCTCGACGTCCTCCTCCGAGGCCGAGGCACAGGCCCGGAACGCGTGGCTGGCCGTCGCCGAGGCCCAGCCCTTGCTGAGCCTGAGCGAGCGTTTCGCCGACGGACAGCTCTCGTTCGAGGAGTTCCAGCGCGGCATCGGGGCCCTGGCGGGGCTCACGGACTCATCCGGCTGA
- a CDS encoding ATP-binding protein has translation MIPLTDTHGRAPPRLEELLEVVTDGVLALDVQGRPTYVNTSAERILGRSRNLLLGRRLWAELPGLEESELYRACHRALAEGTPATVEEYLVSLGAWLEVRVFPTAEGLLVLLRDVTPLKQMQAESSRLHALVSTAQRRARQALELISEANSALSSTLELRQALERLTRSLVPRFAGWCGIYLRQGKGPLERVAFTDVDPVRALRLRKAGRLVEGPYPLPTAILENGRPESLPLLTEQVLDTDVLASETDETIRELRSTFVGMRGLAVPIALDGRKLGVLVLATGDEYRTYDADDVRIAEELAHRTAITVEHARLFELERQERDRAEEANRAKDDFLATVSHELRTPLTAILGWTSILRTNSLPPEKQTRALETVERSARAQAQIVDDLLDISRIVAGRMRLEMQPVKLAPVVEAALEAVRPAAAARNIKLEPQLEPGAGPVQGDAQRLQQVAWNLLTNAIKFTPDGGRVTARLRCVEGHVELQVTDSGKGIDPAFLPHVFERFRQADGTSTRRYGGLGLGLAIVRHLVELHGGTVQAHSEGEGRGSTFTMRLPLAAARQPEGTSPGATSVLSDPSLAAYLPDLSGVRVLVVDDEQGTRELLRALLEERGAQVSSASSAAEALEQLQRAPPDLLVSDIGMPDADGYTFIRQVRALPPARGGQVPAAALTAYTRLEDRTRALSAGFQVYVPKPVDPIELVMALANLINRFARN, from the coding sequence ATGATTCCGCTGACGGACACGCACGGCCGAGCGCCGCCGCGACTCGAGGAGCTGCTCGAGGTCGTCACGGACGGAGTGCTCGCACTCGACGTCCAGGGGCGGCCCACCTACGTCAACACCAGCGCCGAGCGCATCCTGGGCCGCTCCCGGAACCTGCTGCTCGGCCGCCGGCTCTGGGCGGAGCTGCCGGGGCTGGAGGAGTCGGAGCTGTACCGGGCCTGCCACCGCGCGCTCGCGGAGGGCACGCCCGCCACGGTGGAGGAGTACCTCGTCTCCCTCGGGGCCTGGCTGGAGGTCCGGGTGTTCCCCACCGCCGAGGGACTGCTCGTCCTGCTCCGGGACGTGACGCCGCTCAAGCAGATGCAGGCCGAGTCCTCGCGTCTACACGCGCTGGTGAGCACCGCGCAGCGGCGCGCGCGCCAGGCGCTGGAGCTCATCTCCGAGGCAAACTCCGCGCTCTCCTCCACGTTGGAGCTGCGCCAGGCGTTGGAGCGCCTCACCCGGAGCCTGGTGCCGCGCTTCGCCGGCTGGTGTGGCATCTACCTGCGCCAGGGCAAGGGTCCACTGGAGCGGGTGGCCTTCACCGACGTGGATCCCGTCCGTGCCCTGCGGCTGCGCAAGGCGGGCCGGCTGGTGGAGGGTCCGTACCCGCTGCCCACCGCCATCCTGGAGAACGGCCGGCCCGAGTCCCTCCCCCTGCTCACCGAGCAGGTGCTCGACACGGACGTGCTCGCTTCGGAGACGGACGAGACGATACGGGAGTTGCGAAGCACCTTCGTGGGAATGAGGGGGCTGGCGGTGCCCATCGCCCTGGACGGACGCAAGCTGGGCGTGCTCGTCCTGGCCACGGGCGACGAGTACCGCACCTACGATGCGGACGACGTGCGCATCGCCGAGGAGCTGGCACACCGGACCGCCATCACCGTGGAGCACGCGCGCCTCTTCGAGCTGGAGCGCCAGGAGCGCGATCGGGCCGAGGAGGCCAACCGCGCCAAGGACGACTTCCTCGCCACCGTCTCGCACGAGCTGCGCACCCCGCTCACGGCCATCCTCGGCTGGACCAGCATCCTGCGCACCAACTCGCTCCCCCCGGAGAAGCAGACGCGCGCCCTGGAGACGGTGGAGCGCAGCGCCAGGGCCCAGGCGCAGATCGTCGATGATCTCCTGGACATCTCGCGCATCGTCGCCGGGAGGATGCGCCTGGAGATGCAGCCGGTGAAGCTGGCGCCCGTGGTGGAGGCGGCGCTGGAAGCGGTGCGCCCGGCGGCGGCCGCCCGCAACATCAAGCTCGAGCCCCAGCTGGAGCCCGGCGCGGGCCCCGTGCAGGGAGATGCCCAGCGGCTGCAGCAGGTGGCGTGGAACCTGCTCACCAACGCCATCAAGTTCACGCCCGATGGAGGCCGGGTGACGGCCCGGCTGCGGTGCGTGGAGGGCCACGTGGAGTTGCAGGTGACCGACTCGGGCAAGGGCATCGATCCCGCCTTCCTACCCCACGTCTTCGAGCGCTTCCGGCAGGCCGACGGCACCTCCACCCGCCGCTACGGAGGCCTGGGGCTGGGGCTCGCCATCGTGCGCCACCTGGTGGAGCTGCACGGCGGCACCGTCCAGGCCCACAGTGAGGGCGAGGGCCGCGGCTCCACCTTCACGATGCGCCTGCCCCTGGCCGCGGCGCGCCAGCCGGAGGGCACGTCCCCGGGCGCCACGTCGGTGCTCTCGGATCCTTCGCTGGCCGCGTACCTGCCCGATCTCTCCGGCGTGCGCGTGCTGGTGGTGGATGACGAGCAGGGCACCCGCGAGCTGCTCCGGGCCCTGCTGGAGGAGCGCGGCGCGCAGGTGTCGTCCGCCTCCAGCGCGGCCGAGGCGCTCGAGCAACTCCAGCGCGCCCCGCCGGATCTGCTCGTCTCGGACATCGGCATGCCGGACGCGGATGGCTACACGTTCATCCGCCAGGTGCGCGCCCTGCCTCCGGCACGGGGAGGCCAGGTGCCCGCCGCCGCGCTCACCGCCTATACGCGGCTGGAAGATCGCACGCGCGCCCTGAGCGCCGGCTTCCAGGTGTACGTGCCCAAGCCGGTGGATCCGATCGAGCTGGTGATGGCGCTCGCCAATCTGATCAACCGCTTTGCCCGAAACTGA
- a CDS encoding SIR2 family protein, which produces MNLPRELVEAVRKHQVVPFVGAGVSMGVKRGLFPSWKQLLEGLAQRLEQEALPETVVAEVRQRIDGGDFLTAAELGFKELGAFRFNRFLRERLRVLRPADAELSVVRALWGLRPEVMLTTNYDDVLLWGREGAEPISNDQDDELHLMDAEASPDAPRLWYLHGTIHRLSTLILGGADYARLYGDGTQQDGRYSHYTNALVRLREWIRAKPFLYVGFSFSDPYVLKQIEHVLGITKGRHVPSFALMKKGSIERGALWPRYNIQLIEYEDHGPPLADCLNALSRAAFGESPARPAMGIPGPASIPARPGSSPAPDSFLLESFLSGPPQAPPPRAAPPASPQPRPVPLESALVPPAPPHVPREALEHVYSRILWTQHRLVLFAPEEGGAESIARRVAEQYGKRVTWLEPPNLPECTEADYCRALAGDTQVTSFDALGEQLRQQAESLGREHLLVLRYEWGPLGHLDTLGKHLRRWLEEPSKVAFHLLVVGGGARGAWLQHNVPKSSVFKDAPHREVPDFTVDEVCLLLEGAGLDGKRWAREVHEATGGHLGLLEEVLAGAGALDRESVTQRLARSPWVRGELQERLREDERNGYSGTRGCRFVLGELLAGRPVNELESLDNHIEEPEVRLYFSGLVRGDEEGRTVLRCRAVELAARELLARKDARP; this is translated from the coding sequence ATGAATCTTCCGAGAGAGCTGGTCGAGGCGGTGCGCAAACACCAGGTGGTTCCCTTCGTGGGAGCCGGTGTGAGCATGGGGGTGAAGCGGGGGCTGTTCCCCTCGTGGAAGCAGTTGCTGGAGGGGCTCGCGCAGAGACTGGAGCAGGAGGCGCTGCCGGAGACGGTGGTGGCCGAGGTGCGGCAGCGCATCGACGGGGGCGACTTCCTCACGGCGGCGGAGCTCGGCTTCAAGGAGCTGGGAGCGTTCCGCTTCAACCGCTTCCTGCGCGAGCGGCTGCGCGTGCTGCGGCCGGCGGACGCGGAGCTCTCGGTGGTGCGGGCGCTCTGGGGCCTGCGGCCCGAGGTGATGCTCACGACCAATTACGATGACGTCCTGCTGTGGGGCCGCGAGGGCGCGGAGCCCATCTCCAATGATCAGGACGACGAGCTGCACCTGATGGACGCGGAGGCCTCGCCGGACGCGCCGCGGCTCTGGTACCTGCACGGCACCATCCACCGGCTCTCGACGCTCATCCTCGGTGGGGCCGACTACGCGCGGCTCTACGGGGATGGGACGCAGCAGGATGGGCGCTACTCGCACTACACGAACGCGCTGGTGCGGCTGCGCGAGTGGATCCGCGCGAAACCCTTCCTCTACGTGGGCTTCAGCTTCAGCGATCCCTACGTGCTCAAGCAGATCGAGCACGTGCTGGGCATCACGAAGGGACGGCACGTGCCGAGCTTCGCGCTGATGAAGAAGGGGAGCATCGAGCGAGGCGCGCTGTGGCCCCGCTACAACATCCAGCTCATCGAGTACGAGGATCACGGCCCGCCGCTGGCGGACTGCCTGAACGCACTGTCACGAGCGGCCTTCGGGGAGTCCCCGGCCCGGCCCGCGATGGGTATCCCCGGGCCCGCGTCCATTCCCGCCAGGCCGGGGTCCTCGCCCGCACCGGACTCCTTCCTGCTCGAGTCGTTTCTGTCCGGCCCGCCTCAGGCTCCTCCTCCGCGGGCGGCGCCCCCCGCGTCGCCGCAGCCGCGTCCCGTTCCGCTGGAGTCAGCGCTCGTCCCTCCGGCTCCACCGCACGTTCCCCGGGAGGCACTGGAGCACGTGTACAGCCGCATCCTGTGGACCCAGCACCGGTTGGTGCTGTTCGCGCCCGAGGAAGGCGGAGCGGAGTCGATCGCGCGCCGCGTGGCGGAGCAGTACGGCAAGCGGGTCACCTGGCTGGAGCCGCCCAACCTGCCGGAGTGCACGGAGGCCGACTACTGCCGCGCCCTCGCGGGAGACACGCAGGTGACGAGCTTCGACGCCCTGGGGGAGCAACTGCGCCAGCAGGCCGAGAGCCTCGGGCGCGAACACCTGCTGGTGTTGCGCTACGAGTGGGGCCCGTTGGGGCACCTGGACACGCTGGGCAAGCACCTGCGGCGGTGGCTGGAAGAACCGTCGAAGGTGGCGTTCCACCTGCTGGTGGTGGGAGGAGGCGCACGGGGCGCGTGGCTACAGCACAACGTGCCGAAGTCCTCCGTGTTCAAGGACGCGCCGCACCGCGAGGTGCCCGACTTCACGGTGGACGAGGTGTGCCTGCTGCTCGAAGGAGCGGGCCTGGATGGGAAGCGGTGGGCCCGGGAGGTCCACGAGGCCACGGGCGGTCACCTGGGCCTGCTCGAGGAGGTCCTGGCCGGAGCGGGGGCGCTCGATCGGGAGTCGGTGACCCAGCGGCTGGCGCGCAGCCCGTGGGTGCGAGGTGAGCTCCAGGAGCGGCTGCGCGAGGACGAGCGCAACGGCTACTCGGGGACACGGGGCTGCCGTTTCGTGCTGGGGGAACTGCTCGCGGGCCGGCCCGTGAATGAGCTCGAGTCGCTGGACAACCACATCGAGGAACCCGAGGTCCGGCTGTACTTCTCCGGGCTGGTGCGCGGTGACGAGGAGGGGAGGACCGTGCTGCGATGCCGGGCGGTGGAGCTCGCCGCGAGGGAGCTCCTGGCGCGCAAGGACGCGCGGCCGTGA
- a CDS encoding ester cyclase, with product MPAITQEFINDFVRRYAAAWTKKESASSPLQALITEDVHWADPMLPQPGKDKATALMLLEASFTAFPDLTCDIMDPPYVAADGKSVMFHWRLSGTMNGPLPTGAQPTGKRMSITGVDRWELRDGRICHYQAFYDLSSLLRQVGLIP from the coding sequence ATGCCCGCCATCACCCAGGAATTCATCAATGACTTCGTACGCCGCTACGCCGCCGCGTGGACGAAGAAGGAGTCCGCCTCGAGCCCGCTCCAGGCGCTGATCACCGAGGACGTGCACTGGGCGGACCCCATGCTGCCGCAGCCCGGCAAGGACAAAGCCACGGCGCTGATGCTGCTGGAGGCCTCCTTCACCGCCTTCCCGGACCTGACCTGCGACATCATGGATCCGCCCTATGTGGCCGCGGATGGCAAGTCGGTGATGTTCCACTGGCGGCTGTCGGGGACGATGAATGGCCCCCTGCCCACCGGTGCCCAGCCGACGGGCAAGCGCATGTCGATCACCGGCGTGGACCGCTGGGAGCTCCGCGACGGCCGCATCTGCCACTACCAGGCCTTCTACGATCTGTCCTCGCTGCTGCGGCAGGTGGGGCTGATCCCGTAG
- a CDS encoding hemerythrin domain-containing protein, giving the protein MINRVETLKKDHGRLRVLLSACDGAGAMELPGLLRQLHDVFVPHQRAKEQLYAAVVASCQEAKDATTLTLLNIFRTNLTVMSNAVLGFFSHVDTDPERLRQRFRTVSTALRSLMDTEEKSVFPLCLRQQTRMQPAQTLRIQTLSSPPPQAGGR; this is encoded by the coding sequence ATGATCAATCGGGTGGAGACGTTGAAGAAGGACCACGGCCGGCTGCGCGTGCTCCTCAGTGCGTGTGACGGAGCGGGCGCGATGGAGCTGCCGGGCCTGTTGCGGCAACTTCATGATGTCTTCGTGCCCCACCAGCGGGCGAAGGAGCAGCTCTATGCGGCGGTGGTGGCCAGTTGCCAGGAGGCAAAGGACGCCACCACCCTCACGCTGCTCAACATCTTCCGCACCAACCTGACGGTGATGTCCAACGCGGTGCTGGGCTTCTTCTCGCACGTGGACACGGATCCGGAGCGGCTCCGCCAGCGCTTCCGGACGGTGTCCACCGCGCTGCGCTCGTTGATGGACACGGAGGAGAAGTCCGTCTTCCCCCTGTGCCTGCGGCAGCAGACCCGCATGCAGCCCGCCCAGACGCTGCGCATCCAGACCCTCTCCTCGCCCCCGCCGCAGGCAGGTGGCCGATGA